CAAGAAGTATTACCACCATACAACATAGTATCTTTTCCAGGAGTAGGTTTAGATCCACGCACCCCCCAAAAGGTTACCTGGATTAAATCCGTTGTGTGTTCCGTATTAGACATTTTATTTTCCTCCAGAGGTCTCAATTACTACTGCACGATGTTCGGCAACCCAGTCCACACTAAATCCTAGATTTTCAGCTAATGTACGTAATTGCACCATAGAACGACCTTGCTGCACATAAAAATCTCCCGTAGTTTCAAAAAATTCTACTATTTTCCCATTTTTCGAAACAATTACCGCCTTGCGCGTATTATCCCAGGATACATCTGCTCCCCACTGTTCAGCAATGAAGCGTACAGGTACTCTTGTACGGCCTTCTACTATTACTGGCTGAACATCAGGAAACTTTAACTCAGAACCATCTATATAAACTGGTAATTGTGATTTTTTCAATGCAAAATCAATTGCCGGACGAAGCATTTCATTCGTCACAGGAATAGAAACAATACGATTATTCCAATAATCGGCGATATATAGCGTATCTGAAACACAATGAATTCCAAACGGTCCATCAAATCGGATTATATTCTTTTGGTCCCAGTCGGAACCGCTAACACCAGCCCCAGCTACAGTAAATACTCTGCCTTCAGGGGAAACAGCTTTGATTGAATGATTCCATGCATCAGCAATGAAAAAATACCCTTCTGTGCTGTAAGTAATCCCTTTAGGAAAGTTCAATCTAGCATTCTTGCCTAAACCGTCGATATTACCGCCAACCCAATAATTGGTTTCCTTATCAATCTCAGAAACGGAACCAGCTACTAGCTCTACTCTTCCATGATTCACTCGCTTAATCTGATGATCGGCACTACTGACGATATATAATACATCGTCTTTATCAAAGGCAATGCCTGCAGGCTCATTTAATATAGTAGAATCATTCGGAGAGCCAACGTAAGTCGTAACAGTTCCTTCTCGATCAATTTTGCGGATGGAATGATTCAAGGTATCACTAACAAAGATTTCTCCTGTAGAGTTAATAGCGATTGAAGAAGGATTATTAAATAATGCTTGGATACCGTTATCATTTTTATAACCTGGAGTTCCATTCCCTGCGACGGTATATACTTTTCCATCATAAACCTTACGAATTGCATGATTCCCAGTATCTGCAATGAAGATTGCACCGTTTGGAGCGACTGCTATACCTCTAGGGCGATTAAACATTGCTTTAGCGGCATCGCCATCACGGTGGCCGCCAGCAGGAAATCCAAAACGGTCAACAAGTTCAGAGTTACCGGCTAAAGTGGCAACTCTTTTAGCAGCTATATCTAGTGTTCGTATTCTATGATTCTGATTATCTACTATGTACAGGACGTCCTTAGAAGGAGAACTAGCTAAGCCATAAGGAAACCGGAATTCAGCATTCGTATAATCCCCATCCTGGTATGAAAAGTCACCAGTTCCGATAATTAAGGCAGTTTTCTCTTGGGCAGATATTCCTAATGAACTAACGAATAAAAGCATTAAAAGCGACACAATGAACAATAGTTTATTTTCTTGAACTAATTTCTTTGTCATAACGGTAGACTCAACTCCTATAGGATTGTTTAAAATACAAATTATCAGAATATTTAGTATTATCTTGTGATTATATCAGTAATAGAATATTATTTTAATAGGAAAATA
The DNA window shown above is from Desulfuribacillus stibiiarsenatis and carries:
- a CDS encoding stalk domain-containing protein; this encodes MTKKLVQENKLLFIVSLLMLLFVSSLGISAQEKTALIIGTGDFSYQDGDYTNAEFRFPYGLASSPSKDVLYIVDNQNHRIRTLDIAAKRVATLAGNSELVDRFGFPAGGHRDGDAAKAMFNRPRGIAVAPNGAIFIADTGNHAIRKVYDGKVYTVAGNGTPGYKNDNGIQALFNNPSSIAINSTGEIFVSDTLNHSIRKIDREGTVTTYVGSPNDSTILNEPAGIAFDKDDVLYIVSSADHQIKRVNHGRVELVAGSVSEIDKETNYWVGGNIDGLGKNARLNFPKGITYSTEGYFFIADAWNHSIKAVSPEGRVFTVAGAGVSGSDWDQKNIIRFDGPFGIHCVSDTLYIADYWNNRIVSIPVTNEMLRPAIDFALKKSQLPVYIDGSELKFPDVQPVIVEGRTRVPVRFIAEQWGADVSWDNTRKAVIVSKNGKIVEFFETTGDFYVQQGRSMVQLRTLAENLGFSVDWVAEHRAVVIETSGGK